The Pseudomonas allokribbensis genome has a window encoding:
- a CDS encoding DUF6124 family protein, giving the protein MFKATPNPPETDPTPHDPELESQKTKEAADRALDFYLGPEIPKYFPPKSRPIYMVDPTLDDETLLVEASESLSSANAMAGNIANSVKGPERKPLLALQQLIMLNELLVNRLLDRLRLPQ; this is encoded by the coding sequence ATGTTCAAAGCCACACCAAACCCACCAGAAACTGATCCAACCCCTCACGATCCCGAGCTCGAATCCCAAAAGACAAAAGAAGCCGCCGACCGCGCACTCGACTTTTACCTCGGCCCCGAAATCCCGAAATACTTCCCACCCAAGTCCCGCCCCATCTACATGGTCGATCCCACGCTCGATGACGAAACACTGCTCGTCGAAGCCAGTGAATCACTGTCGTCAGCCAACGCCATGGCCGGCAATATCGCCAACTCGGTGAAAGGCCCGGAGCGCAAACCGCTGCTGGCGCTGCAACAGCTGATCATGTTGAACGAACTGCTGGTGAATCGGTTGCTGGACAGGCTCCGTTTACCGCAGTAA
- the inhA gene encoding isonitrile hydratase, which translates to MALQIGFLLFPQVQQLDLTGPYDVLASLPDVQVHLVWKDLVPVTASTGLVLKPTTTFEDCPDLDVICVPGGAGVGPLMEDEQTLSFIKTQAAQARYVTSVCTGSLVLGAAGLLQGKRATTHWAYHDLLPALGAIAVKDRVVRDGNLFTGGGITAGIDFALTLAQELVGVDTAQLVQLQLEYAPAPPFDSGSPETAPSAVVDEARKRAAPSLKLRTEITERAAAKLNLR; encoded by the coding sequence ATGGCGTTGCAGATCGGTTTTCTGTTGTTTCCCCAGGTGCAGCAACTCGACCTGACCGGCCCGTATGACGTGCTGGCCTCGTTGCCGGACGTGCAAGTGCATCTGGTCTGGAAGGATCTGGTGCCGGTCACCGCCAGCACCGGGCTGGTGCTGAAACCGACCACCACCTTCGAGGATTGCCCGGATCTGGATGTGATTTGCGTTCCCGGCGGCGCAGGCGTCGGGCCGTTGATGGAAGATGAGCAGACGCTGTCGTTCATCAAGACGCAAGCTGCGCAGGCGCGGTACGTGACATCGGTGTGTACGGGTTCGCTGGTACTTGGGGCGGCGGGTCTGTTGCAGGGCAAACGGGCGACCACGCACTGGGCTTATCACGATCTGCTGCCGGCACTGGGCGCAATTGCGGTGAAGGATCGGGTGGTGCGTGACGGCAATCTGTTTACCGGGGGCGGCATCACGGCCGGGATCGATTTTGCGTTGACGCTGGCGCAAGAACTGGTCGGCGTCGACACGGCGCAACTGGTGCAGTTGCAGCTGGAATATGCGCCGGCGCCGCCGTTTGATTCGGGCAGCCCGGAGACGGCGCCGAGTGCTGTTGTCGATGAGGCGCGCAAACGTGCGGCGCCTTCGCTGAAACTGCGCACTGAAATCACTGAGCGCGCGGCGGCGAAGCTCAATCTGCGCTGA
- a CDS encoding CPBP family intramembrane glutamic endopeptidase: MTALPWLYLGLLSLGYGLALSFGQLGWLALISIALLVFAGYAVRQQTVPVGRFLGHGLFIVLAVALAMHWLPGFYNGRAIPAQRFTDNAVPFSMFVNLDKPLIGFWLLLVCPWIVARRSLRLTVYATALALTLSVILALGGAVLLGMITWAPKWPDQAWLWVLNNLLLVTLVEEALFRGYIQGGLSRHFKHLPYGENLALLLASLLFGLVHVGAGWQWVLLASLAGVGYGLAYRFGGLGAAIMTHFGLNLLHFGLFTYPMLAG, translated from the coding sequence ATGACAGCTCTGCCATGGCTCTATCTCGGGCTTCTCAGCCTTGGTTACGGATTGGCGCTGAGCTTTGGCCAGCTCGGCTGGCTGGCGCTGATCTCCATTGCACTGCTGGTTTTCGCCGGTTACGCCGTGCGCCAGCAAACCGTGCCGGTCGGGCGTTTTCTCGGCCATGGCCTGTTTATCGTGCTGGCCGTGGCGCTGGCCATGCACTGGCTGCCGGGCTTCTACAACGGCCGAGCGATCCCGGCGCAACGCTTCACCGACAACGCCGTGCCGTTCTCGATGTTCGTGAATCTCGACAAACCGCTGATCGGCTTCTGGCTGCTGCTGGTCTGCCCGTGGATCGTCGCGCGGCGGTCGTTGCGCCTGACCGTTTACGCCACCGCACTGGCACTGACGTTGAGCGTGATCCTGGCGCTGGGCGGCGCGGTGTTGCTGGGCATGATCACCTGGGCGCCGAAATGGCCGGATCAGGCGTGGCTGTGGGTGCTGAACAACCTGCTGCTGGTGACGCTGGTCGAAGAAGCGCTGTTTCGCGGCTATATACAGGGCGGCCTCAGCCGGCATTTCAAACACTTGCCCTACGGCGAAAACCTCGCGCTGCTGCTCGCGTCCCTGCTGTTCGGCCTGGTGCATGTGGGCGCCGGCTGGCAATGGGTGTTGCTGGCGAGCCTGGCAGGTGTCGGCTATGGTCTGGCCTACCGTTTTGGCGGGCTCGGCGCGGCGATCATGACGCACTTTGGTCTGAACCTGCTGCACTTCGGCCTGTTCACCTATCCGATGCTCGCGGGTTGA
- a CDS encoding alpha/beta family hydrolase, producing the protein MDKQHKASIDGDQWAQCLRDRGWLWDAAVGEASATLILAHGAGAPMDSAWMNDMAGRLAGLGVNVLRFEFPYMAQRRVDGVKRPPNPAGKLQECWREVFAEVRRHVAGVLAVGGKSMGGRMASLLADELGADALVCLGYPFYAVGKPEKPRVEHLAGLKTRTLIVQGERDALGNRDAVGAYDLSPSIEVFWLASGDHDLKPLKVSGFTHEQHLATAAQKVAAFLKR; encoded by the coding sequence ATGGACAAACAGCACAAGGCCAGTATTGACGGGGATCAATGGGCGCAGTGCCTGCGGGATCGTGGGTGGCTTTGGGATGCCGCTGTTGGGGAGGCTTCGGCGACGCTGATCCTGGCGCATGGGGCGGGGGCGCCGATGGATAGCGCCTGGATGAACGATATGGCTGGGCGCCTTGCTGGGCTGGGGGTGAACGTGTTGCGGTTTGAGTTTCCTTATATGGCGCAGCGGCGGGTTGATGGGGTCAAGCGGCCGCCGAATCCTGCGGGGAAATTGCAGGAGTGCTGGCGTGAGGTTTTCGCTGAAGTGCGACGTCATGTCGCTGGGGTTTTGGCGGTTGGCGGGAAGTCGATGGGGGGGCGGATGGCGAGTCTGCTTGCCGATGAGCTTGGCGCGGATGCGTTGGTTTGCCTGGGTTATCCGTTTTATGCAGTGGGTAAGCCTGAGAAACCACGGGTTGAGCATCTGGCTGGGTTAAAGACTCGGACGTTGATTGTGCAAGGCGAGCGCGATGCTCTTGGCAATCGGGACGCTGTCGGGGCTTACGATCTATCGCCGAGTATTGAGGTGTTTTGGTTGGCTTCTGGGGATCATGACTTGAAGCCGCTGAAGGTTTCCGGATTTACGCATGAGCAGCATTTGGCTACCGCCGCGCAGAAAGTTGCTGCGTTTCTCAAGCGCTGA
- the ccoN gene encoding cytochrome-c oxidase, cbb3-type subunit I, whose amino-acid sequence MNTSISTAYNYKVVRQFAIMTVVWGIVGMGLGVFLAAQLVWPELNFNLPWTSFGRLRPLHTNAVIFAFGGCALFASSFYSVQRTCQTQLFAPKIAAFCFWGWQLVILLAAISLPLGYTSSKEYAELEWPIDILITIVWVAYAIVFFGTIMQRKTKHIYVGNWFFGAFIITVAILHIVNNLELPVSFTKSYSVYAGATDAMVQWWYGHNAVGFFLTAGFLGMMYYFVPKQAERPVYSYRLSIVHFWALITLYIWAGPHHLHYTALPDWAQSLGMVMSLVLLAPSWGGMINGMMTLSGAWHKLRSDPILRFLVVSLAFYGMSTFEGPMMAIKTVNALSHYTDWTIGHVHAGALGWVAMISIGALYHMIPKIFGKEQMHSIGLINAHFWLATIGTVLYIASMWVNGIAQGLMWRAVNEDGTLTYSFVETLVASHPGFVVRLIGGAIFLSGMFLMAYNTWRTVRASQPADVVAAAQMA is encoded by the coding sequence ATGAACACTTCTATCAGTACCGCCTACAACTACAAGGTGGTCCGCCAATTCGCCATTATGACGGTGGTGTGGGGCATCGTCGGCATGGGGCTCGGGGTTTTTCTCGCGGCTCAATTGGTCTGGCCCGAACTCAACTTCAACCTGCCGTGGACCAGCTTCGGACGCCTGCGCCCGCTGCACACCAACGCGGTGATCTTCGCGTTCGGCGGCTGTGCCTTGTTCGCCAGTTCGTTCTACTCGGTGCAGCGCACCTGCCAGACCCAACTGTTTGCGCCGAAAATTGCCGCCTTCTGCTTCTGGGGCTGGCAACTGGTGATCCTGCTGGCGGCCATCAGCCTGCCGCTGGGTTACACCAGTTCCAAGGAATACGCCGAGCTGGAATGGCCGATCGACATCCTGATCACCATCGTCTGGGTCGCCTACGCCATCGTGTTCTTCGGCACGATCATGCAGCGCAAGACCAAGCACATTTATGTGGGCAACTGGTTCTTCGGCGCGTTCATCATCACCGTGGCGATCCTGCACATCGTCAACAACCTTGAGTTGCCGGTGAGCTTCACCAAGTCCTACTCGGTGTACGCCGGCGCGACCGACGCGATGGTGCAATGGTGGTACGGCCACAACGCCGTAGGCTTTTTCCTCACCGCCGGTTTCCTCGGGATGATGTACTACTTCGTGCCGAAACAGGCCGAACGTCCGGTGTATTCGTATCGCCTGTCGATCGTGCACTTCTGGGCGCTGATCACTCTGTACATCTGGGCCGGCCCGCACCACTTGCACTACACCGCGCTGCCGGACTGGGCGCAGTCGCTGGGCATGGTGATGTCGCTGGTACTGCTGGCACCGAGCTGGGGCGGCATGATCAACGGCATGATGACCCTGTCGGGCGCCTGGCATAAGTTGCGCAGCGACCCGATCCTGCGCTTCCTCGTGGTGTCGCTGGCGTTCTACGGCATGTCGACCTTCGAAGGTCCGATGATGGCGATCAAGACCGTCAACGCCCTCTCCCACTACACCGACTGGACCATCGGCCACGTACACGCCGGCGCGCTCGGCTGGGTGGCGATGATTTCCATCGGCGCGCTGTACCACATGATCCCGAAAATCTTCGGCAAAGAGCAGATGCACAGCATCGGCCTGATCAATGCGCACTTCTGGCTCGCGACCATCGGCACCGTGCTCTACATCGCTTCGATGTGGGTCAACGGCATTGCACAAGGCCTGATGTGGCGCGCAGTGAACGAGGACGGCACGCTGACCTACTCCTTCGTCGAAACCCTGGTGGCCAGCCACCCTGGCTTCGTCGTGCGGCTGATTGGCGGGGCGATCTTCCTCAGCGGCATGTTCCTGATGGCTTACAACACCTGGCGCACCGTGCGGGCCTCGCAGCCTGCTGACGTCGTTGCTGCCGCGCAGATGGCCTGA
- a CDS encoding methyl-accepting chemotaxis protein, with the protein MRNNQPITQRERTFPAQQRLISTTDAKGVITYCNDAFVEISGFSREELIRAPHNLVRHPDVPAAVFSHMWGTLKQGLPWMGIVKNRCKTGDHYWVNAYVTPVFDGSQVVGYESVRVKPSAEQIRRAEALYQRINQGKSAIPSSDKWLPIVQDWLPFILVSQLSFMIGATLNSQWGFALAAGLSVPLGLLGLQWQQRGLKRLLRLAEQTTSDPLIAQMYTDSRGAQARLEMSILSQEARLKTCLTRLQDTAEHLTDQAKQSDSLAHNSSIGLERQRVETEQVATAVNQMAATTQEVASHVQRTADATQEANRLTGRGRDIAGETREAIQRLSVVVGETGLTVTQLAKDSDEIGGVVDVIKGIADQTNLLALNAAIEAARAGEMGRGFAVVADEVRQLAQRTSESTGQIHALIAKLQQTASSAVQTMEAGHRQAEEGVARVLEADQALVGISEAVANITDMTTQIAAATEEQSAVAEEISRNISNISELADQTSEQAHNSALLSEELTKTANTQYSLVERFNR; encoded by the coding sequence ATGCGTAATAACCAGCCCATTACACAACGCGAACGGACTTTCCCGGCTCAGCAACGGTTGATTTCCACAACCGACGCCAAAGGCGTGATCACCTACTGCAACGACGCTTTCGTCGAAATCAGCGGGTTTTCGCGTGAGGAGCTGATCCGTGCGCCGCACAACCTGGTTCGTCACCCCGACGTCCCGGCTGCGGTGTTTTCGCACATGTGGGGCACACTGAAACAAGGCTTGCCATGGATGGGCATTGTCAAGAATCGCTGCAAGACCGGTGATCATTACTGGGTTAACGCCTATGTAACGCCGGTGTTCGATGGCAGTCAGGTGGTCGGTTACGAGTCGGTACGGGTCAAGCCGTCCGCCGAACAGATCCGCCGTGCCGAAGCGCTCTACCAACGCATCAACCAGGGCAAGTCGGCGATTCCTTCGAGCGACAAATGGCTGCCGATCGTGCAGGACTGGCTGCCGTTCATTCTGGTCAGCCAGTTGAGCTTCATGATCGGCGCCACCCTGAACTCGCAGTGGGGCTTCGCCCTCGCCGCCGGTCTGTCGGTGCCGCTGGGTCTGTTGGGCCTGCAATGGCAACAACGCGGGCTCAAGCGCCTGCTGCGTCTGGCCGAGCAGACCACCTCCGACCCGTTGATCGCGCAGATGTACACCGACAGCCGTGGCGCCCAGGCGCGTCTGGAAATGTCGATCCTCAGCCAGGAAGCCCGCCTGAAAACCTGCCTGACCCGTCTGCAGGACACCGCCGAGCACCTGACCGATCAGGCCAAACAGTCCGACAGTCTGGCGCACAACAGCTCCATCGGCCTGGAACGCCAGCGCGTGGAAACCGAACAGGTCGCCACCGCCGTCAACCAGATGGCCGCCACCACGCAAGAAGTGGCGAGCCACGTACAACGCACCGCAGACGCCACCCAGGAAGCCAATCGCCTGACCGGTCGCGGCCGCGACATCGCCGGCGAAACCCGCGAAGCCATCCAGCGCTTGTCGGTCGTTGTCGGTGAAACCGGCCTGACCGTCACTCAACTGGCCAAGGACAGCGACGAAATCGGCGGCGTGGTCGACGTGATCAAAGGCATCGCCGACCAGACCAACCTGCTCGCGCTCAACGCTGCGATTGAAGCAGCGCGTGCCGGCGAGATGGGCCGTGGTTTTGCCGTGGTCGCCGACGAAGTTCGCCAACTGGCGCAACGCACCAGCGAATCCACCGGCCAGATCCACGCCCTGATCGCCAAGCTGCAACAGACTGCATCCAGCGCCGTACAAACCATGGAAGCCGGCCATCGCCAGGCGGAAGAAGGTGTAGCGCGGGTACTGGAAGCGGATCAGGCATTGGTCGGCATCAGCGAAGCAGTGGCCAACATCACCGACATGACCACCCAGATCGCCGCCGCGACCGAAGAGCAAAGTGCGGTGGCTGAAGAAATCAGCCGCAACATCAGCAACATCTCGGAACTGGCGGATCAGACCTCGGAACAGGCGCATAACTCGGCGCTGTTGAGTGAAGAGCTGACGAAGACGGCTAATACGCAGTATTCGTTGGTGGAGCGGTTTAACCGCTGA
- a CDS encoding GlxA family transcriptional regulator gives MPKTIHVLAFANVQLLDVTGPLQVFASANDIARQQGLPAPYAPTVIASGGGAVNSSAGLAMLAEPLPEQPSDTLIIAGGWGVYAASEDAELVSWVREHANGCRRVASVCTGAFLLAASGWLDGRRVVTHWTRCEQLAQQHPRLQVEPNPIFINDGPVWTSAGVTAGIDLALAMVEDDLGRDMALDVARQLVVFLKRPGGQSQFSVTLSLQKQGNRFDDLHAWIAEHLTCDLGIPTLAEQAGMSERSFVRHYRADTGQTPARAIELIRVETARRLLSDTGLPIKRVAANCGFGSEETLRRSFLRAMGVTPQAYRERFSVSAATDPAMP, from the coding sequence ATGCCGAAAACCATCCACGTCCTCGCGTTCGCCAATGTGCAACTGCTCGATGTCACCGGGCCGTTGCAGGTCTTCGCCTCGGCCAACGACATCGCCCGCCAGCAGGGTCTGCCTGCGCCGTACGCGCCAACGGTGATTGCCAGCGGCGGCGGGGCGGTGAACTCTTCGGCCGGGTTGGCGATGTTGGCTGAACCGCTGCCGGAGCAGCCCAGCGATACGCTGATCATCGCCGGAGGCTGGGGCGTGTATGCGGCCTCTGAAGATGCCGAGTTAGTGAGTTGGGTGCGTGAACATGCGAACGGATGCCGACGCGTGGCTTCGGTGTGTACCGGTGCATTTCTGCTGGCCGCCAGCGGCTGGCTCGACGGTCGCCGGGTCGTCACCCACTGGACCCGTTGCGAACAACTGGCGCAGCAACACCCGCGCTTGCAGGTCGAGCCCAATCCGATCTTCATCAACGACGGCCCGGTCTGGACCTCGGCGGGCGTCACCGCCGGCATCGACCTGGCGCTGGCCATGGTCGAAGACGACCTCGGTCGCGACATGGCCCTGGACGTCGCCCGGCAACTGGTGGTGTTCCTCAAGCGCCCGGGCGGGCAGTCGCAATTCAGCGTGACGCTGTCGCTGCAAAAACAGGGCAACCGCTTCGATGATTTGCACGCGTGGATTGCCGAACACCTGACTTGCGATCTGGGCATCCCGACCCTCGCCGAACAGGCCGGCATGAGCGAACGCAGCTTCGTGCGCCACTATCGCGCCGACACCGGCCAGACCCCGGCCCGCGCCATCGAACTGATCCGCGTCGAAACCGCCCGCCGGTTGTTGAGCGATACGGGATTGCCGATCAAACGGGTCGCGGCCAATTGTGGATTTGGCAGTGAAGAGACGTTACGCCGCAGTTTCCTGCGGGCCATGGGGGTGACGCCGCAGGCTTATCGGGAGCGGTTTTCGGTTAGTGCTGCAACAGATCCAGCAATGCCTTGA